A window of Prolixibacter sp. SD074 contains these coding sequences:
- a CDS encoding RNA-binding protein, which yields MNIFVAKLSSETTSEDLENLFAHYGEVAYAKVIFDRETGNSKRYGFVEMPNDPEAYEAISELNDSELQGSTIIVKKSAPREGGREERRDFRRDGGNRGGGSGYRREGGNRREGGNRDFNRDGGNRDFNRRSDRRY from the coding sequence ATGAACATTTTTGTAGCAAAGCTTAGCTCCGAGACTACAAGCGAAGACCTTGAGAATCTTTTTGCACATTATGGCGAAGTTGCTTACGCCAAAGTTATCTTTGACCGGGAGACCGGGAACTCCAAAAGATATGGATTTGTTGAAATGCCTAACGACCCGGAGGCTTATGAAGCAATCAGTGAATTGAACGATTCAGAGCTTCAGGGTAGCACTATTATCGTTAAGAAATCAGCTCCCCGTGAAGGCGGACGTGAAGAGCGCCGTGATTTTCGTCGTGACGGAGGCAACCGTGGTGGCGGTAGTGGATATCGTCGTGAAGGAGGTAACCGACGCGAGGGTGGAAACAGAGATTTTAATCGGGATGGTGGAAACAGAGATTTCAACCGTCGCTCCGACAGAAGGTACTAA
- a CDS encoding UbiX family flavin prenyltransferase: MRKKLVVAITGASGSIYAATLLKKLESIKDQIESCGVVMSTNARDIWSYELGSEPPVLEYPFLKYQKNNFYAPFASGSAGYDAMLIVPCSMGTLGRIAAGVSDDLVTRAADVMLKERKKLIVVPRETPYSLIHLQNMTRLTEAGAIICPASPSFYSRPETLEEAASTVINRVIDLAGLKVDSYRWPGAPSH; the protein is encoded by the coding sequence ATGAGAAAGAAACTGGTGGTCGCCATTACCGGAGCAAGCGGCTCGATTTACGCAGCAACATTGCTGAAAAAACTGGAAAGCATCAAGGATCAAATTGAATCCTGCGGTGTTGTTATGTCCACGAACGCCCGCGATATCTGGTCGTATGAGCTGGGCAGTGAACCACCCGTTCTGGAATATCCCTTTCTGAAATATCAGAAAAATAACTTTTACGCACCCTTTGCCTCTGGTTCAGCGGGCTATGATGCCATGCTCATTGTACCGTGTTCGATGGGAACCCTGGGAAGAATCGCTGCGGGGGTTTCTGATGACCTGGTCACACGAGCTGCCGATGTGATGTTGAAAGAACGAAAAAAACTGATTGTCGTTCCCCGTGAGACCCCATACAGCCTTATTCATCTGCAAAATATGACACGACTGACCGAAGCCGGGGCCATTATTTGTCCGGCAAGTCCGTCATTTTACAGCCGCCCCGAGACACTCGAAGAGGCAGCCTCAACAGTGATTAACCGGGTAATCGACTTGGCCGGGCTCAAAGTCGACAGCTACCGCTGGCCGGGTGCCCCTTCTCATTAG
- a CDS encoding ComF family protein, whose amino-acid sequence MSVVYDFISLFFPRLCAGCGEPLVHGEEGICIRCLADLPRTGFARFADNKVAQVFWGRVPLEYAVSLCYFEKGSRLQHMFHRMKYRREPGVGKVLGRELGLELFSSPMFETLDAVIPVPLHPKKQKKRGYNQSEYIANGISEAINIPVITDALIRNVHTSSQTRKSRYNRWENVEGIFQAIKPEKLENLHLLVVDDVVTTGATLEACCVPLLKIPGVRVSIATLACA is encoded by the coding sequence GTCTACGATTTCATATCACTTTTCTTTCCCCGATTATGTGCCGGCTGTGGCGAACCACTTGTCCACGGTGAGGAGGGGATATGTATTCGCTGTCTTGCGGATCTTCCCCGAACAGGATTTGCCCGATTTGCTGATAACAAAGTAGCGCAGGTTTTTTGGGGACGTGTTCCGCTGGAATATGCTGTTTCGCTTTGTTATTTTGAAAAAGGCAGCCGATTGCAACATATGTTTCACCGGATGAAGTACCGACGGGAACCAGGGGTTGGCAAAGTCCTGGGACGGGAACTGGGGCTCGAATTGTTTTCCAGTCCGATGTTTGAGACGCTGGACGCTGTTATACCAGTTCCTTTGCATCCGAAGAAACAAAAGAAAAGAGGTTACAATCAAAGTGAGTATATCGCCAATGGGATCAGTGAGGCGATAAACATTCCGGTTATAACCGATGCGCTGATCCGAAATGTGCACACTTCATCACAAACCCGCAAGAGCCGTTACAACCGGTGGGAAAATGTAGAAGGTATTTTTCAGGCGATAAAACCGGAAAAGCTGGAAAATCTGCATTTGCTGGTAGTTGACGATGTGGTAACTACCGGCGCTACCCTCGAGGCCTGTTGTGTACCATTGTTGAAAATTCCGGGTGTTAGAGTGAGTATTGCTACGTTAGCGTGTGCCTAA